A single genomic interval of Sebastes umbrosus isolate fSebUmb1 chromosome 11, fSebUmb1.pri, whole genome shotgun sequence harbors:
- the nbeal2 gene encoding neurobeachin-like protein 2 isoform X3: protein MDWLMSQCQLKDVSYLQQWLEAFVASFETLIDVQSLEPRGLEECSSEVPLLPKEVLEILGTQLRQSAGHLSDPAEPNGTTPHPLLLIKFFIIVCRNMENVDPEETPEFVFETIKLVNLCLDQLKKGQGEQSSLQMVVQYGLVLCESLFDPYQTWRRRLAGEEVSLPERNKYKFSPLALPEELPVLFHESLQESDQIPELLTLRFVHLQGAVISGGKKNGLLFITPHSLEDLFSVLRAWCCRTSPEPKSTALLRLTLQCLTAMIHLLHSSSPAERQVEIRTILESYFQLLNWNRPISSEQQEKQSWEESLLSLQRQMLTAVPEILQCSDRPVLQAVFLNNNCFEHILRLIQNSKLFQSNTRNPECEVVCDLTTCLLSEVEVDQVWEKGSDSITVHALGVLTAIMSNSPSAKEVFKERIGYSQLFDVLKSQGQPTKRLLQELMNMAVEGEHAHAHHLGISNEQPLLLLLQWLPDLSGQRDLQLLVAQWLATVCGGSLSCRTVAVEADMVGALLQVLSQPQNLDRQCADALLGLLQDLGSLCLRPEELKSLLRLLRVDQDNDAVVGKVHPYCARITQVLSAMAAREGQDSALQYFDLTPPMAGIMVPTVQRWPGSGFAFHAWFCLNMDFPNKRKPRSCSVSGEMGKGPRRKQLYSFFTASGTGLEAFFTMEAVLVVAVCTKKDYMAVALPEYPLADSCWHSVAIVHIPGRRPFGQNLVNIYIDGELRKTAQLRFPSLNEPFTSCCIGSAGHRTTTTTTSPNLPSSSSSSPTSSEFAFPSYGPSLIRSQSFPATFAGGRWGPMGESQVHTIPAGLQDTEWGTPSSLDGLLGTAFICHEVLQPTQTRALHAAGPNHVSLFKAEGELSDLNSRLLLYYTPQAFKSQICLDLSPNHQYDGRLTGHRVVNWDIKDVINVMGGMGVLLPLLEQVCEAEQVNSGSQEISDHLLGPELTSPRGPTAMLLPLNKSPEGRLERNSIAAFLLMVKNLIRHHPVNQESLLHCHGPSTIGAMLSKVPGSMIDKNVLMACQLLLEQVFNEGNSKLLQQLYHHLLFDFRIWTKSHFAVCLAHMQYLGSVIHKGKQRLKRKYGVQYVLDTIRTYYSAEKDGSPLSEEKQTIQSSLFSLLKEFLKSPSPEELHSVLAYILTVGEEKQVVRALDVLYDLMRSSPLREQVQAVLLEWGVEQLYCLLLTPSYGDEARERVFRVLYKILKSERVAERNKQRIKLKDFGYLGLVCFLDEIPVTMTTVRCLYEQVLATDATPNFRDLLAVVWLSHRAELTVRLDICRKLFHLIYSNDDYVKQLAKQPGWQDALTKLYVKECYESHAASIAGSSSHSSCEPNYRPPLRKEHAVVIEDAHPDIFMSYHTSQDIEDEEEEDEGGPRDNSEEFSDLSQSPPSGGGGPLKNFTGSLHFKSFDSVDQGSHSSSNAVDIPTSRPDEEGRDYQPQSPFGTPFDMELGGMGDTGTHTPADSLTNTPSPLEHCKAFPPDRPRKSSSLSNVLDDTSYGTDPPTGDTISNTSNPQQTPEEELCNLLTNIVFSVPWNRSGAEVAEDVVWRERGQVFSVLTKLGSSCQLVRPPDDIKRSLLEMMLESSLSDLRDAQGVTLPFCPSLVRLLRLLQDVLFAEGTDNHTLWSEKIFEGVVNLLDKLQAWHSTPGSPGNTELKEMAQIGLRIITGYIRQQHSQVCVMAYVKLHSLLQTVLCLSWEEVCFLLGQLGAPLWPGGVMDNTDSAHEETFSQLVPIVRTLLDQHADPVTIQKLLPNLPITNGSTTFAEDLKAFCHTAEWQGFYQQQVQPTMVQYEQDTFGRSHDIMSNFWNSCFDDLMSTAFRRDKERSDSKSKFQEVIVDPCMKRVRSENSRYHSWQKQSSSQQGVVWQHWRALRRLLTSERGAWANKVQPEVKLKLSNAETYSKMRLKLVPNFNYDPHIEASALRDNMGADSPRSSEPLPLAVAKEAKVSYMEDDQLGEEDIVFLDNKVEGEDESQREKLVLSEDCELITIVAVVPGRLEVTTHHLYFYDGSSEKEETEEGIGFDFKRPLSQLREVHLRRYNLRRSALELFFIDQAHYFINFRKKVRNKVYSRILGLRPPNLFYFGSRSPQELLKASGLTQKWVCREISNFEYLMQLNTISGRTYNDLSQYPVFPWILCDYTSPILDLEDPSVFRDLSKPIGVVNARHAQNVREKYESFEDSTGTIDKFHYGTHYSNAAGVMHYMIRMEPFTTLHIQLQSGRFDCADRQFHSVAAAWQARIESPADVKELIPEFFYYPEVLQNMNGFDLGRLQISQDPVADVLLPRWASSREDFIRQHRKALECEHVSNHLHEWIDLIFGYKQRGEEAVNALNVFYYCTYEGAVDLDAIANETERKALEGIISNFGQTPCQLLKEPHPPRMSSENAARRQARLDTLPPNIFEQLDKLRPFVEVVSDGLPLIQAVVPKSQNRSSIIQGSDILVTVSSTGLIGTHSWLPYDKNIANYFTFTKDPTMTNPKTQRFLSGPFSPGVDISAQVLVVSNDGRLLFSGGHWDCSLRVTQLGKGKLVGRICRHIDVVTCLALDLCGIYLISGSRDTSCIVWQVLQQGGFSSGLSPRPVQILCGHDQEVTCVAISTELDMAVSGSKDGTVIVHTVRRGQFLRTLRPPGDSCVPAHISELQVGMEGHIVVQTSLEERSNRKGKYSIHVYSVNCCLLASVTMEEQVTALHLVSEHIILGTMEGSLHIRDLCSLNAPVAPLALKVPVRSVSVTKECSHILVGLEDGKLIVVGAGKPEEVRSGQFSRRIWGSTRRITQVSAGETEYNPTGNAGK from the exons ATGGACTGGCTCATGAGTCAATGCCAGTTG AAAGACGTGAGCTATCTGCAGCAGTGGCTGGAGGCGTTCGTGGCATCCTTTGAGACGCTCATCGATGTGCAGTCACTGGAGCCTCGGGG GCTGGAGGAGTGCAGCTCGGAGGTGCCCCTGCTCCCCAAGGAGGTCCTGGAGATCCTCGGCACCCAGCTACGGCAGAGCGCAGGTCACCTCTCCGACCCTGCCGAGCCCAACGGCACCACCCCTCACCCCCTGCTCCTCATCAAGTTCTTCATCATTGTCTGCAG GAATATGGAGAACGTCGACCCAGAAGAGACCCCTGAATTTGTTTTTGAGACCATCAAGCTTGTGAATTTGTGTTTGGACCAG CTGAAGAAGGGACAAGGGGAGCAGTCGTCTCTGCAGATGGTTGTGCAGTATGGACTCGTGCTGTGTGAAAGTCTGTTTGACCCTTATCAGACGTGGAGGAGACGCCTGGCAGG GGAGGAGGTGAGCTTGCCGGAGAGGAACAAGTACAAGTTCTCCCCGCTGGCCTTGCCAGAGGAGCTGCCGGTTCTCTTCCACG AAAGTCTCCAGGAAAGCGATCAGATCCCAGAGCTCCTCACACTCCGATTTGTTCACCTCCAGGGTGCCGTCATCAGTGGAGGAAAG aAGAATGGCCTTCTCTTCATCACGCCTCACTCTCTTGAGGACCTGTTCTCTGTCCTGCGAGCGTGGTGCTGCCGAACCTCCCCTGAACCCAAGAGCACGGCGCTCCTGCGGCTGACCCTGCAGTGCCTGACGGCGATGATCCACCTCCTGCACTCCAGCAGTCCTGCGGAGCGGCAGGTGGAGATCAGGACGATATTGGAGAGCTACTTCCAGCTCCTCAACTGGAATCGTCCGATTAGCAGCgagcagcaggagaagcagagcTGGGAAGAaagtctcctctccctccagaGACAAATGCTAA CTGCTGTTCCTGAGATCCTGCAGTGCTCTGACAGACCCGTCCTGCAGGCCGTGTTCCTCAACAACAACTGCTTTGAACACATCCTCAGGCTCATTCAGAACAGCAAG CTCTTTCAGAGCAACACGCGAAACCCGGAGTGTGAGGTTGTGTGTGACCTCACTACATGTTTACTCTCAGAGGTCGAAGTGGACCAG GTTTGGGAGAAAGGATCAGACAGTATTACAGTTCACGCCTTAGGAGTCCTCACAGCCATAATGAGTAACTCGCCCTCTGCTAAG GAGGTTTTCAAGGAGAGGATTGGCTACTCCCAGCTGTTTGATGTGCTGAAGAGTCAAGGTCAACCCACCAAACGGCTGCTGCAGGAGCTGATGAACATG GCAGTGGAGGGCGAGCACGCCCACGCCCATCACCTTGGCATTAGTAACGAgcagcctctgctgctgctactgcagtGGCTGCCTGACCTGTCGGGTCAGAGGGACCTCCAGCTGCTGGTGGCCCAGTGGCTGGCCACCGTCTGTGGTGGCTCCTTATCCTGTCGCACCGTGGCCGTGGAGGCGGACATGGTGGGGGCTCTGCTGCAGGTGCTCTCACAGCCCCAGAATCTTGACCGGCAATGTGCGGACGCCTTGCTGGGCCTCCTGCAGGACCTGGGCTCCCTGTGTCTGAGaccagaggagctgaagagcctgCTCAGACTGCTCCGGGTGGATCAGGACAATGACGCAGTGGTGGGGAAGGTGCACCCCTACTGCGCTCGCATCACCCAAGTGCTCTCGGCCATGGCGGCCAGAGAAGGCCAGGACAGCGCCTTGCAGTACTTTGATCTCACTCCCCCCATGGCTGGTATTATGGTGCCCACGGTCCAGCGCTGGCCAGGCAGCGGGTTTGCCTTTCACGCCTGGTTCTGCCTCAACATGGATTTCCCCAACAAGCGTAAACCTCGATCCTGCTCTGTATCAGGGGAAATGGGAAAAGGACCCCGCAGGAAGCAGCTCTACAG TTTCTTCACAGCAAGTGGAACCGGGCTGGAGGCCTTCTTCACCATGGAAGCAGTTCTGGTGGTGGCTGTTTGCACTAAGAAAGACTACATGGCTGTCGCTCTGCCAGAGTACCCACTAGCTGACTCATGCTGG CATTCAGTGGCTATAGTCCACATCCCTGGCCGTCGTCCATTTGGTCAGAACCTGGTCAACATCTACATCGATGGAGAGCTGCGTAAAACTGCTCAGCTCCGCTTTCCATCTCTCAATGAG CCTTTTACCTCCTGCTGCATCGGATCTGCAGGCCACCGgaccactaccaccaccacctcccccaACCTgccctcttcctcgtcctcgaGCCCAACGTCTTCCGAGTTTGCCTTCCCCTCCTATGGCCCTTCCCTCATCCGCTCCCAGTCCTTCCCAGCCACCTTTGCAGGAGGCCGCTGGGGGCCTATGGGAGAGTCCCAGGTGCACACCATCCCAGCAGGACTGCAGGACACCGAGTGGGGGACACCCTCGTCTCTGGATGGGCTCCTGGGCACCGCCTTCATCTGCCACGAGGTCCTGCAGCCGACACAGACAAGAGCGCTGCATGCTGCAG GCCCCAATCACGTGTCCTTATTCAAAGCGGAGGGCGAGTTATCTGATCTCAACAGTAGGCTTCTGCTCTACTACACTCCACAG GCCTTCAAGAGCCAGATATGTCTGGACCTGTCTCCCAATCACCAATATGATGGCAGGCTCACAGGACACAGGGTGGTGAACTGGGACATCAAG GATGTTATAAACGTGATGGGAGGTATGGGGGTTTTGCTGCCCCTGCTGGAGCAGGTGTGTGAGGCCGAGCAGGTTAACAGCGGCAGTCAGGAGATCTCCGACCATCTGCTGGGACCAGAGCTCACCTCCCCCAGAGGGCCCACTGCCATGCTGCTGCCACTGAACAAGTCACCAG agGGCAGACTAGAGAGAAACAGCATCGCTGCTTTCCTGCTGATGGTGAAAAATCTGATCCGTCATCACCCCGTCAATCAGGAGAGCCTGCTGCACTGCCACGGGCCGAGCACCATCGGAGCCATGCTCagcaaa GTTCCCGGCAGTATGATAGACAAGAACGTCTTAATGGCctgtcagctgctgctggagcaggtTTTCAACGAGGGAAACAGCAAACTTCTACAGCAGCTCTACCACCACCTGCTCTTTGATTTCCGCATCTGGACTAAAAGCCATTTTGCCGTTTGTCTGG CCCACATGCAGTACCTGGGGTCTGTGATACACAAAGGCAAGCAGCGCCTGAAGAGGAAGTACGGGGTCCAATATGTTCTGGATACCATTCGCACATACTACAG TGCGGAGAAAGATGGCAGCCCTCTGTCTGAGGAAAAGCAAACGATTCAGTCCTCTCTGTTCTCCCTGCTGAAAGAATTTCTCAAGTCTCCTTCCCCAGAGGAGCTCCACAGTGTCCTCGCCTACATCCTGACTGTCGGAGAGGAGAAGCAG GTGGTGAGGGCCTTGGATGTGCTCTATGACCTCATGAGGAGCAGCCCTCTTCGTGAGCAGGTGCAGGCCGTGCTGCTGGAGTGGGGCGTGGAGCAGCTGTACTGCCTGCTGCTCACGCCGAGCTACGGAGACGAGGCCAGAGAGAGGGTCTTCAGG GTTTTATACAAAATCCTCAAAAGCGAGCGAGTGGCTGAGCGCAACAAGCAGCGCATCAAGCTGAAGGATTTCGGTTATCTTGGCCTGGTTTGCTTCCTTGATGAAATCCCGGTTACCATGACCACAGTGCGATGTCTGTACGAGCAGGTCCTAGCGACAG ATGCGACTCCTAACTTCAGAGACCTCCTGGCTGTGGTCTGGCTGTCCCATCGAGCAGAGCTCACTGTCCGCTTAGACATCTGCCGCAAG CTCTTCCATCTGATCTACTCCAACGACGATTACGTGAAGCAGCTCGCCAAGCAGCCCGGCTGGCAGGATGCTTTGACCAAGCTCTACGTGAAAGAGTGCTACGAGTCCCACGCCGCCAGCATCGCAGGCTCCAGCTCCCACAGCTCCTGCGAGCCGAACTACCGGCCGCCGCTGCGCAAGGAGCATGCTGTGGTGATAGAGGACGCGCACCCGGACATCTTCATGAGTTACCACACCTCGCAGGACAttgaggacgaggaggaggaggatgaaggtggCCCACGGGACAACTCTGAGGAGTTCTCTGATTTATCCCAGTCGCCTCCAAGCGGAGGTGGAGGTCCGCTTAAAAACTTCACCGGCTCCCTCCATTTCAAGTCGTTTGACTCGGTGGACCAGGGGAGCCACTCGTCCTCCAATGCGGTTGATATCCCCACGTCTCGCCCTGACGAGGAGGGGAGAGACTACCAACCCCAGTCCCCCTTTGGTACCCCGTTTGATATGGAGCTAGGCGGCATGGGAGACACtggcacacacactcctgcagATAGCCTGACAAACACACCATCTCCTCTCGAGCACTGCAAAGCCTTTCCACCTGACAGACCAAGGAAGAGCTCCAGTCTGTCCAACGTGCTGGACGATACCAGCTACGGGACAGACCCTCCAACTGGAGACACAATCTCCAATACGTCCAACCCACAG CAGACCCCTGAGGAGGAACTTTGCAACCTGCTAACCAACATCGTCTTCTCCGTGCCGTGGAACCGCAGCGGGGCGGAGGTGGCTGAGGATGTtgtttggagagagagaggacaggtgTTTTCTGTTCTCACCAAACTGGGCTCCTCCTGCCAACTGGTCCGCCCTCCTGATGACATCAAACGCAG TCTGTTGGAGATGATGCTGGAGTCGTCTTTGTCAGACCTGAGGGACGCCCAGGGAGTGACTCTGCCTTTCTGTCCCAGTCTGGTTCGGCTCCTCAGGCTGCTGCAGGACGTCCTGTTTGCTGAGGGAACAGACAACCACACGCTGTGGAGTGAAAAG ATATTTGAAGGGGTGGTGAACCTGCTGGACAAGTTACAGGCCTGGCATAGCACCCCTGGCAGCCCCGGGAACACCGAACTGAAGGAAATGGCCCAGATCGGCCTGCGTATAATAACAGGATACATCCGACAGCAGCACTCACAG gtgtgtgtgatggccTACGTGAAGCTCCACAGCCTCCTCCAGACTGTGCTGTGTCTGAGCTGGGAGGAGGTGTGCTTCCTGCTGGGGCAGTTGGGTGCCCCCCTGTGGCCAGGAGGCGTAATGGACAACACAGACAGTGCACATGAGGAGACTTTCTCCCAGCTTGTGCCCATTGTGCGCACGCTGCTTGACCAGCACGCTGACCCCGTCACCATCCAAAAGCTACTGCCCAACCTGCCCATCACTAACGGCAGCACCACCTTCGCCGAGGACCTGAAGGCCTTCTGTCACACAGCGGAGTGGCAAGGCTTTTACCAGCAGCAG GTCCAGCCCACCATGGTGCAGTATGAGCAGGATACGTTTGGGAGGAGCCACGACATCATGTCCAATTTCTGGAACTCCTGCTTCGATGACCTGATGAGTACGGCCTTTAGACGGGACAAAGAAAGATCAGACAGCAAGTCCAAGTTTCAG gaagtgatcgtGGATCCTTGTATGAAGCGAGTCAGAAGTGAGAACAGCAGGTACCACAGCTGGCAGAAGCAGAGctccagccagcagggggtggtgtggcagcactggagagctcttCGCAGGCTTTTGACCAGTGAGAGGGGAGCATGGGCCAACAA AGTTCAACCAGAGGTGAAATTGAAATTGTCCAATGCGGAGACATATTCAAAGATGCGTCTCAAACTTGTGCCCAACTTCAACTATGATCCTCACATTGAGGCCAGTGCCCTGAGGGACAACATGG GAGCTGACAGCCCTCGTAGCTCTGAACCCCTCCCGTTGGCTGTTGCAAAGGAGGCAAAAGTAAGCTACATGGAGGACGATCAGCTAGGGGAAGAGGACATCGTCTTTTTGGATAACAA GGTGGAGGGAGAAGACGAGAGTCAGAGAGAAAAACTGGTTCTGTCTGAGGACTGCGAGCTCATCACCATCGTGGCGGTCGTGCCGGGTCGTCTGGAGGTTACCACGCACCATCTCTACTTCTACGATGGCAGCAGTGAGAaagaagagacagaggaag GAATCGGGTTTGATTTCAAGAGACCGCTGTCTCAGCTCAGAGAAGTCCATCTGAGGCGCTACAACCTGCGACGATCTGCACTTGAGCTGTTCTTCATAGACCAGGCTCATTACTTCATCAACTTTAGGAAAAAG GTACGAAACAAAGTGTACTCCAGGATTCTGGGGCTGCGGCCTCCCAACCTGTTCTATTTCGGCTCTCGCTCCCCCCAAGAGCTCCTGAAGGCATCTGGGCTCACACAG AAATGGGTCTGCAGAGAAATCTCCAACTTCGAGTACTTGATGCAACTGAACACCATTTCTGGACGCACTTACAACGACCTGTCGCAGTATCCTGTG TTCCCCTGGATCTTGTGTGACTACACCTCTCCCATTCTGGATCTGGAGGACCCATCAGTTTTCAGAGACTTGTCCAAACCAATCGGTGTGGTCAACGCCCGCCATGCACAGAATGTCAGAGAAAA GTATGAGAGCTTTGAGGACTCAACAGGCACCATCGACAAATTCCACTATGGCACACACTACTCTAATGCAGCAGGAGTCATGCACTACATGATCCGCATGGAGCCGTTCACAACTCTGCATATCCAGCTGCAGAGCGGCAG GTTTGACTGCGCAGACAGACAGTTCCACTCTGTGGCAGCGGCCTGGCAGGCTCGCATTGAGAGCCCAGCTGACGTCAAAGAGCTCATCCCGGAGTTCTTCTACTACCCAGAAGTCCTGCAGAACATGAACG GCTTCGACCTGGGACGTTTGCAGATATCTCAAGACCCGGTGGCAGATGTTCTGCTGCCTCGCTGGGCCTCATCAAGAGAAGACTTCATCAGGCAACACAGGAAAGCCCTG GAATGTGAGCATGTGTCCAATCACCTCCATGAGTGGATTGACCTGATCTTTGGTTACAAGCAGAGAGGCGAAGAGGCCGTGAACGCCCTCAATGTCTTCTACTACTGCACATACGAGG GAGCCGTAGATCTGGATGCAATTGCCAACGAGACAGAGCGTAAGGCCCTGGAGGGCATCATCAGCAACTTTGGACAGACTCCCTGTCAGCTCCTTAAG GAGCCTCATCCTCCTCGTATGTCATCTGAGAACGCAGCTAGGCGGCAGGCCCGCCTGGACACTCTGCCCCCGAACATCTTTGAGCAGCTTGACAAACTTCGGCCATTTGTGGAG GTGGTAAGCGATGGCCTTCCTCTGATTCAGGCGGTGGTACCAAAGAGCCAGAATCGCTCCTCAATCATCCAGGGATCAGATATACTG GTGACTGTGAGTTCAACCGGGTTGATAGGAACACACAGCTGGTTGCCATACGACAAAAACATCGCCAACTACTTCACCTTCACTAAGGACCCGACCATGACTAATCCCAA AACGCAGCGATTCTTGAGCGGACCGTTCTCTCCCGGGGTGGACATCAGCGCTCAGGTGCTGGTGGTGTCCAACGACGGCCGCCTGCTGTTCAGTGGAGGACACTGGGACTGCAGTCTCCGTGTCACCCAGCTGGGGAAGGGAAAGCTGGTGGGCAGGATCTGCCGGCACATCG ACGTTGTTACCTGCTTGGCTCTGGATCTGTGTGGCATCTACCTCATCTCTGGTTCAAGGGACACATCCTGTATAGTGTGGCAGGTTCTACAGCAG GGTGGCTTCTCCAGCGGTCTGTCTCCTCGGCCGGTGCAGATTCTCTGTGGCCACGACCAGGAGGTCACCTGTGTGGCCATCAGCACTGAACTGGACATGGCTGTCTCAGGGTCGAAG GATGGGACTGTGATAGTGCACACGGTCCGACGAGGCCAGTTCCTGCGAACGCTGCGGCCTCCTGGTGATAGCTGTGTACCCGCCCACATCTCTGAGCTCCAGGTGGGCATGGAGGGCCACATAGTGGTGCAGACCTCGCTGGAGGAACGCTCTAATAGAAAG GGCAAGTACTCCATTCATGTTTACTCTGTAAACTGCTGTCTGCTGGCCTCCGTCACCATGGAGGAGCAGGTGACTGCTCTCCACCTGGTGTCTGAGCACATCATCCTGGGGACCATGGAGGGCAGCCTCCACATACGAGATTTATGCAG CCTGAACGCTCCGGTAGCGCCCCTGGCCTTGAAGGTTCCCGTGAGGAGCGTGTCTGTCACTAAAGAGTGCAGCCACATCCTGGTGGGACTGGAGGACGGGAAGTTGATTGTGGTGGGGGCCGGGAAGCCAGAGGAG GTTCGCTCAGGACAATTCTCCCGTCGCATTTGGGGCTCCACACGGCGCATCACTCAGGTGTCGGCAGGTGAAACCGAGTATAATCCCACTGGGAATGCTGGCAAATGA